The genome window AGGAGGAGAACAGGGCGAACAGCCTTCCGGCCAGGAGGGCCATAAGGGCGTAAGCGCTTGCATGCTGGAGTTTATCCCAGGAAAGGATCGAGGGGACCGTAAAAGGGTCGGACGTCAGAGAAAGCCAGAGGACGGTCCCGACCCATAGACTCAGGGTGAATGCGCGAAGGACAAGGAGCTGACCGCAGGGCGCCGGGTGTACTTTTTCGCTGCACCTTTTCATGGGGGAAGCATAGCCCAAAAACTCTCTCTTACAAAGACCGGCCGCCCCGGATCCGGCAGTCCCTGCCGGACCGGTGCGCTTCAATCGATCCTGGACAAAAAGAAGGCCCGCCTTGAAAAAGACGGGCCTTCTTTTTGTCCGAACCTTGAAATCAGGCCACTTTGGAGAGGACTTCCGGGCGCTGCCGGCAGTTTCCGAGACTGTCGAGAAACCCGACCAGAACAGAATGAAATTCCGATGGGTTTTCAAGGTGAACAAATTGCCCCGATTCCGAAAAGAAATGTTTTTCGCACTTCGGCGGGACCGATTTGAGAAGACGGTTTTTATCACGCAAGCCCGCCTGATCCGCATCCCTTCCGACAACGAGGGTGGGCAGCAACAATCTTCCGGCATAATCAGCGAAGTCCCTTCGGTCGCGCAGCGCGATCAGGGCACTGCTCAACCCGACGGGGTCGGCCGCCTCCATGGAGGCTCGAAGACTCAGAAGCGCGGACGAGCTTCCGGCCCGGCCATTCTGCCGGTCGATCTTCTGCCATATGTCCTCGATCAGCGCCTTGGGACCCTCCTGGCGAAGGAGTTCCAACTGGCCGTCCCTGAGGAGTCTTTCCTCCTGTGAGGCCGCATGGGGCGTGG of Desulfuromonas sp. contains these proteins:
- a CDS encoding VanZ family protein; translated protein: MKRCSEKVHPAPCGQLLVLRAFTLSLWVGTVLWLSLTSDPFTVPSILSWDKLQHASAYALMALLAGRLFALFSSSPARAWAGAAVFAVLFGAVAEMLQGVLSARRHADGWDIVANSVGAVICSILAVGFIQWRRRK
- a CDS encoding alpha/beta hydrolase — its product is MKVKVNGTLMAFDDFGSGPAVMMLHDFPFNRDMWRWQAKTLANAGYRVIVPDLPGFGESGAPLGPYTLSSMVDDLVGLLKYLGIGRSVFLGLGMGGHLVFDLLKRHPRKVAAAGFIATTPHAASQEERLLRDGQLELLRQEGPKALIEDIWQKIDRQNGRAGSSSALLSLRASMEAADPVGLSSALIALRDRRDFADYAGRLLLPTLVVGRDADQAGLRDKNRLLKSVPPKCEKHFFSESGQFVHLENPSEFHSVLVGFLDSLGNCRQRPEVLSKVA